In the genome of Planctomyces sp. SH-PL62, the window ATCGCGACATGGTCGAGCTCCAGAGCCTCAGCGGCCAGCCGTGACCGCGGGCCGCCTCACGGCCTCCGCGCGATCCGCGAGTCCTGCCGCACCGTCCAGGTCTGGGGGGCGCCCCCCTCGGGCGTGAAGGTGATCGCGGCCTCGTAGCCCTCCGGCGTCCCCGCAAGGGCGACGTCGGGGACCCCGGCGGGCGCGGCGGGGAGGTCCAGCGGGTCGAGGCGGTCGGCGTATCGGCCGTTGTTCCGCCGGTACGCCCCCTGGGCGTGGTAGACCTGCATGAGCCGACGACGGACCGGCTCGGCGGGGTCCGGGCGGAAGGCGACGGGCTCGCCGCCGGGCTCCGCCTTCGAGAACTGGACGTAGCCCCAGGTCTCGGGCCGGTGCATGTCGACCACCCCCTGCGGCGACCAGACCCAGTTGTCCTCGGGGGTCTTCGGCACCTTCCGATATCGGCCGTCGACGACCTCGTGGAGCCACTCGACGCGCGAGAAGTTCACCCGCCACTGGTCGCCGTCGGCCGGGGGCGCGGGGCGGTTGGCCCGCTCGGCGAGGACCTTCCAGGGGAAGGCCAGCTCGACCGTCCACGACTCGTCGACGTCGCCGGGGGCGTTGAGGGTCCCCTGGATCGCCACCCCTTTGCGAAGGCCGGGGATCTCCCAGGAGTTGTCGGCCGGGCCGCCGTCGCGGTAGGGTTTGGGCAGGAACAGGTCCCAGCCGGTGTTCAGGGCGTTGATCTCGAACTCGTAGTACTCGTGGTTGTCGCCGTCGGGGTCGATGAAGACCTCGAAGTCGTCGTCCTGGAAGATGACCGCGTCGTGCTCGGTCAGAGTCCCCCAGACGTGGGGCTCCTCCAGCCTGGCGGCGACGTAGAAGAACTCGTCGTCCCAGAGCATCTTGGCGCGGGTCTCGAACCGGGGGCGGGGCTTGCGGTCCCCCTCGATGTCGACGAACGCGTCGGTCCAGGGGGCGGCCGTCCACGCCTCGTCGTCGAGCTTGCCGTCGACGACGATCGGCCGAGGCGCGCGGTAGGCGACGTAGCCCCTGGGATGTTCCGCGCCGCTCGCGGCGGCCTTGGCCGCCTCGGCGGGCGCCGCTTCCGGCTTGACCTCGGCGCTCTTGTCGCGGGGCTTGAGGATCTCGCCCAGGACGTCGGGCCTGGACTCGTCGCGGACCAGCGCGAGGTTCTTCACGCCGTCGCGGTAGGCCAGCGACAACGGCTTGAGGCGGTCGCCGTCGGCCAGCAGCAGGTCCACCTTGCCGCGCTCCACGCTCGCCGTCAGCGCGTCGCGGAGGGCCTCGGCGCTGAAGAGGCGGTCGTTGATCCCGACGATCTTGTCGCCCTTGGCGAGCCCCGCCTTGTCGGCGATCGAGCCGATCACGACCTCGGCGATCTCGCCTCCGTTGACGACCACGAGGCCGAGCGAGTGCTTCGCGAACGGTCCCGCGGGCGCCGCGCGACGCCCCGGCGAGGTCGCCGGCGGCCCCGCGCCGTACTCGATCCGGTAGCCCAGCTTGGCCACGAAATCGATCGGGAGCGCGTCGAGCGGCTTCGACACGCGGTCCAGCAGGAGCGTCTTCCAGTCATGCTCGACGACGCCGTCCAGGCATGCGACGACGTCCTCGAATGTGTACGGGTCGACCTTCTCGGGCTTCGTCGGGCCGCCGAGGAACGCCTTGCAGAAGTCGTCGAGCGACTTCGCGCCGGCGGTCTTCTCGCGGATCAGGGCGTCGATCTCCATCCAGAGGAGGCCCCCCTCCTGGTAGTAGTCCTGGCTGCGCCGGAGGGCGTTCCAGTTGGGGCTGGGGGAGCGCAGGAACGTCGAGGCGACGGCCGTGTCGTCCAGCGGACGCCAGCTCCGGCCGGACTGGAACATCAGGTTCTCGATCGTCTGCGTGAGCGTCTTGCGGTAGTCGTCGGGGCTGACCAGGCCCGCGCGGACCATCAAGACTTCGCCGAGGTACTGGGTCAGGCCCTCGTAGACCCAGAGCAGACGCGTGGCCATCGGTTGATGGAAGCTGTCGGTCGCCATCGCGGCCGGGCGCCGATACTTGCCGCACCAGGAATGGGCGTACTCGTGCGGGAGCAGGTTCGCGACCCAGCCGACGCGGCGGGCGTCGTCGATCAGGTCTCGCTCCCGGACGCCGTTGATGCTGGAAGACAGGTGCTCCAGGCCCAGATAGCCGAGGTCGTCGCTGAGGGTCGTCAGGAACTGGAAGTCGTCGTAATGGAACGACCCGAACATCGCGCCGGCCTCGCGGACCACGCGGCTGTACCTGGCGATCGTCTCGGGCGACAGCTCCATCGCCTCGGGGTTCTCGGACGCGACGTGGAACGTGGCCGGCGGGTACGGCCCGGTGTCGAGCTTCGTCGACTTGAGGTGCTCGCCGCCGATCAGCGGGGAGTCGATCAGGTCGACGAGCGAGACGGGCTCGAAGCGGATCAGGCCGTCCTCGCTCCCCTTCGTCTTCAGCGCCGTGGCGTATTTCCAGCCGGCCGGGAGCCGGATCGACGACGCGACGATCGTCTCGGCGGCGGTGGGTCCTTCGGGGTAGAGGATGCAGGTCGACCAGTTGACGACGCCGACCTTGGCGTTGCCGAACGTCAGGTGGCCGCTGGCCTCGACGGTCGCCTCGTTGCAGATCGTGTCCAGCGAGACGCGGACGCGGGAGACCCCCTCGGGAACCTGGCAGACGATCCGATAAAGCTCCAGGTCGTCGCGACGCCAGGGGACGGCCGCGCCGTCGGGCGTGGCGATACGGAGGCCCGCGACGTCCTCGTTCGCCCCGCAGGGGGCGTGCGTGCCGGGGATCCACTTGGGATGCCACAGCGCCAGCTCCGCGCCCGGCTTGCACGGCACGTCGATCGTCGCGCGGACGATCCGCTTCGGCAGGTCGCGGAGGTCGATCTCGGCCGTCATCGTCGGCTCGTCGGCCCTGGTCGCGGCCGTCGCGAGGACCAGCCCCAGCGCCGCCAGCCAGCCCGCCGCCCGCCGCCCGCCGCCGTGGTATGGATGCTCGATCAAGGACATGGACGCCCCCCAGGATGTCGCGACAGGCCCGCGCCCGGACGCGCGGGGACGCCCCATCGTATAAGAATCATCCGGCCGAGGAGAGGGGGCGCCGGGGACGCGATTTCGGACTCGTGAAACTTCTCGGCGACATGAGGGCATGCCATATTGAGGTGGGAGCGGTCGATCGTTAACATGCCGATTCGAGACGTGGGACAGCGTCGGGGAGACGGCGTCGCGGACGTCTCGGGCCGAGAGGGGGGCCTTCGATGGGCGATGGGGAAGAGGTTCGTCCGGGCGCGTCAGACGGCGTCGCCGCCACGATCACCACGGCGACGGCGACCCTGGCCGAGGGGGACGGCGGGTTCACGCCCGAGGAGGTCCGCGCGGCGTTCCGGGGGGCGATCCCGGCCAAGCGGCTGCCGACGGCGTATCGGCTCTGGACGCTGGTCGTGGCCTGCGTCATGGTGGCGCTCCCGTTGATCTACGTGGCGATCGTGGGGGCGGTCGGCTACGTCATGTACTGGCACGCCACCCACAACCACGTCATCTTCCAGAACGCGCGCGGCAAGGCGGCCGTGCTGGGCTACTTCGGCCCCCTGGTCGTGCTGGGGACGGTCCTCTTCTTCCTGGCGAAACCGCTGTTCGCCCGCCGTGCGCGGCCGCCCGCCAAGCGGTCGGTCACGCGGGAGGAGGAGCCGGCGCTCTTCGCGCTGGTGGACGGCGTGTGCAAGTCGGTGGGCGCCCCGAAGCCGGTGCGGATCGACGTCGACTGCGAGGTCAACGCCTCGGCCGGGCCGGAATCCGGCCTGTTCTCGCTGATGCGCAGGCGGCTGGTGCTGACGATCGGCCTGCCGCTGGTGTCGGTGTTCGAGGCCGACCAGTTCGCCGGCGTGCTGGCCCACGAGTTCGGCCACTTCGCCCAGTCGGCCGGGATGAAGCTGACCTACGTCATCCGATCGGTCAACGCCTGGTTCGCGCGGGTGGTCTACGAGCGCGACGCCTGGGACGAGGGCCTCAACGAGTGGTCGAGCTCGGGGAACATCTATTCGATCATCCTGGCGAACATCGCCCGGCTCCTGGTCTGGGCCTCGCGGCGGATCCTGTGGGTCCTGATGTACGCGGGCCACGCGGTGAGCTGCACGATGGCCCGGCAGATGGAGTTCGACGCCGACCGCTGCGAGGCGTTCCTGGCCGGCTCGACGACCTCGGTGGGCGCGACGCGGCGGCTCCGGCTCGCCGGCATGGCGCACGGCGGGGCGATGGGCGACCTCTCGATGTGCTGGAAGGAGGGGAGGCTCCCGGACGACCTGCCCCGGCTGATCGAGGCCAACATCCCCCAGATCCCGGAGGCCGCGGTCCTCTCGATCGACGAGGCGCTCGCCTCGGAGCGGACCGGCGTCTTCGACACCCACCCCGCCGACAAGGACCGGATCGCGGCCGTCCAGCGGCTCGACGCCCCCGGCGTGTTCCACATGGAAGGGCCGGCGACGGCCTTCTTCCGCGACTTCGACGCCCTCTCGCGCGAGGCGACCGCCGAGCACTACCAGGGCCTGCTGGGCGAGCCGGTCGAGCCCGAGAAGCTCCAGCCGTACCGCGAGATCGTGCGCAAGACCGAGAACCTCCAGGCGGGGTACAAGGCCCTCAAGCGGGTCTACGCCGGGACCCCCAGCTTCCACCGGGTCGTGCCGCTCCCCGCCGAGCCCCCGACGGCCGCCGACGACCTCGACGCGGCGCGCGGGGAGTTGGAGCGTCTTCGAGGCGAGCAGGCGGCGGCGAGGGCCGAGCACGACGCCCTGCTGGAGCCGGAAGGGGAGGACCTCGGCCGTCGCATCCAGGCGGAGGCGGCGGTGTTGCTCCTCACCGCAGGCTACCGCATCAGGCCCGACGCCTTCGGGCTGAAGGCCGCCACGGTCGACTCCGCCCGCTCGATCCTCGGCGAGGTCGACCTGGGGGGCGAGGAGCGTTCGCCGGCCCTCGACGAGTTCGACGCCCTCTGCGGCCGGCGGACGGCCGCGGCGCTCGGCGTGCTCGACCGCGACGACGTGGCGGCGGCCCTCGACGGCGGCGAGGCGCTCCGCGACGAGGCCCGCACCCTCCTGCCGATCGCCTCGACGCTGGCGGGCCGGGTCTGGCCGGCCCTCAACTCCGCCATCCAGGCCCGGGGCGTGATGCTGGCCGTCCTGTCCGACTTCCAGGGGAACGAGAAGAACGAGAAGCTGCACCGGGCCATCCGCGACGCCGGGGCCGCGCTCCACGCCCGGCTCGACGAGCTGAAAGGGGCGATGGTCGACGACCTCGCGTACCCGTTCGACCACGCCCAGAAGGGGCTCTCGATCGCGGAGTTCGCCCTCCCCGCCGTCCCCGACGCCGACGAAATCG includes:
- a CDS encoding M48 family metallopeptidase, which encodes MGDGEEVRPGASDGVAATITTATATLAEGDGGFTPEEVRAAFRGAIPAKRLPTAYRLWTLVVACVMVALPLIYVAIVGAVGYVMYWHATHNHVIFQNARGKAAVLGYFGPLVVLGTVLFFLAKPLFARRARPPAKRSVTREEEPALFALVDGVCKSVGAPKPVRIDVDCEVNASAGPESGLFSLMRRRLVLTIGLPLVSVFEADQFAGVLAHEFGHFAQSAGMKLTYVIRSVNAWFARVVYERDAWDEGLNEWSSSGNIYSIILANIARLLVWASRRILWVLMYAGHAVSCTMARQMEFDADRCEAFLAGSTTSVGATRRLRLAGMAHGGAMGDLSMCWKEGRLPDDLPRLIEANIPQIPEAAVLSIDEALASERTGVFDTHPADKDRIAAVQRLDAPGVFHMEGPATAFFRDFDALSREATAEHYQGLLGEPVEPEKLQPYREIVRKTENLQAGYKALKRVYAGTPSFHRVVPLPAEPPTAADDLDAARGELERLRGEQAAARAEHDALLEPEGEDLGRRIQAEAAVLLLTAGYRIRPDAFGLKAATVDSARSILGEVDLGGEERSPALDEFDALCGRRTAAALGVLDRDDVAAALDGGEALRDEARTLLPIASTLAGRVWPALNSAIQARGVMLAVLSDFQGNEKNEKLHRAIRDAGAALHARLDELKGAMVDDLAYPFDHAQKGLSIAEFALPAVPDADEIGGLLGAAEQAGDRLGSLYMRILSRLATAVERVEAHLGLPALAFDDESGDNRALE
- a CDS encoding sugar-binding protein, which translates into the protein MIEHPYHGGGRRAAGWLAALGLVLATAATRADEPTMTAEIDLRDLPKRIVRATIDVPCKPGAELALWHPKWIPGTHAPCGANEDVAGLRIATPDGAAVPWRRDDLELYRIVCQVPEGVSRVRVSLDTICNEATVEASGHLTFGNAKVGVVNWSTCILYPEGPTAAETIVASSIRLPAGWKYATALKTKGSEDGLIRFEPVSLVDLIDSPLIGGEHLKSTKLDTGPYPPATFHVASENPEAMELSPETIARYSRVVREAGAMFGSFHYDDFQFLTTLSDDLGYLGLEHLSSSINGVRERDLIDDARRVGWVANLLPHEYAHSWCGKYRRPAAMATDSFHQPMATRLLWVYEGLTQYLGEVLMVRAGLVSPDDYRKTLTQTIENLMFQSGRSWRPLDDTAVASTFLRSPSPNWNALRRSQDYYQEGGLLWMEIDALIREKTAGAKSLDDFCKAFLGGPTKPEKVDPYTFEDVVACLDGVVEHDWKTLLLDRVSKPLDALPIDFVAKLGYRIEYGAGPPATSPGRRAAPAGPFAKHSLGLVVVNGGEIAEVVIGSIADKAGLAKGDKIVGINDRLFSAEALRDALTASVERGKVDLLLADGDRLKPLSLAYRDGVKNLALVRDESRPDVLGEILKPRDKSAEVKPEAAPAEAAKAAASGAEHPRGYVAYRAPRPIVVDGKLDDEAWTAAPWTDAFVDIEGDRKPRPRFETRAKMLWDDEFFYVAARLEEPHVWGTLTEHDAVIFQDDDFEVFIDPDGDNHEYYEFEINALNTGWDLFLPKPYRDGGPADNSWEIPGLRKGVAIQGTLNAPGDVDESWTVELAFPWKVLAERANRPAPPADGDQWRVNFSRVEWLHEVVDGRYRKVPKTPEDNWVWSPQGVVDMHRPETWGYVQFSKAEPGGEPVAFRPDPAEPVRRRLMQVYHAQGAYRRNNGRYADRLDPLDLPAAPAGVPDVALAGTPEGYEAAITFTPEGGAPQTWTVRQDSRIARRP